Part of the Strigops habroptila isolate Jane chromosome 22, bStrHab1.2.pri, whole genome shotgun sequence genome, TTCACCCTGGAGCCCAAAGATCTCTTGGGGTGTCTGAGAGCCATCTGCACCCTGTTACACCAGTGTAAAGGCGGGTCTGAGGTGGGCCTGTGGTGCTCAGGAAGCCCCCGGGATCCCTCCATCACCATTCCCATGCCCACAGCTGCGAGAGCGGATCCtggtgcctccagcagcagctcagggctcCTGGGCTGGAGGATGCTGGCTCCCAGCTCCATGGTACcacccagagcagagctggctgcgTTATTCCCGGGCGgaggctccagctcctgccctcagCTCTCACACAGCCACAGCCCGGAGCAGGACACTCGCCAGGCCGCCGGCAGTGACtcattccccttccccagcccggTGGCGTCAGGGCATGACCCCGGCCCGACGCTGCTCCTCTGAGCTCATTCCTTGGCCTGGCGCTGTGCAAAGGCGGCACCCGAGTCACTCCCCAACCGCACGCGGGCTTTTCcatctcccctcctttccctcacGCTCCCTTCCCGCGACACAAACACCTCTGTGAAAGCAGGAGCAGCCGAAGCAGCGCAAAGGGAAGCCTCgtgctccagctccagcagctctcctgccaCACGCTGCCaacagcagcctccagctccgCTCCTCACCCTTGCTTCCCAAAGCTcggcttctcctcctccccacgCATCCCACAGGAAACCTCTTCACCAAACCCCCCCTGAACCATCCCTAGTCCCGGAGCCTAAACCCGGCTCTTGCTGAGCCTTGCCCGAGCCCGCAGTGGGTCTCTCCCAGCActctccacctcctccagctgACCCAATGCCCAAACCAGCTCGTTCCTCCCATGCCAAACCTCCCGCAAGGCTGAAACCTGGGACACCCCCTGCCACAGCTCCCCCCGCACCCACATCCCCGCTGACCCCTCGCACCCAGCCAAGGCAGCCGCTGGTGCAAAGGGGGGAACCTGATTCTTGCTTGGGCTTAGATGCCCTTTGCACCTccgggctgtgctgggagctgtgtCCCGTCCCTCCCGTGTGCCGGAGCCATGAGTCACTGTGTGGGGTGGGGTGAAACCGGGGGAACCTGCCTGCTCCTGATCCtactcctgctcctgctcctgctcctgctccgTTCCCCTCCCTCGGTACCTTTCCAACCTTGCCTCAGGAAGGTGGGATCAGCCCCTCATTCCCCAGCTCAGGATGGGCTGTGCAGCCGTGTGAGTGTGCAGGAGGATGCTCCTGGTGGCATGGACCAAAGGAGCCGAATCCTCTGTGAAAGGAGGATTTTGGCACTGCAAAAGCCAGCAGGTCCATGGTATGtttggctgccccatccctggcagtgttcagggccaggttggacacagggcttgcgagcaacctgctccagtggaaggtgtccctgcccttggcagggggttggagctgaatgagctttaagctcccttcccacccaaaccattccatgattccacGAAATCTCCCCGTTTTCAGCCTGGCTTTGTCCAACATGCAGGAATTCCTTGCAGCATGTTTGCTTCCCACCCCCCGACCCCTCCTGGGTGGGATGCACTGGTATCACAGCCCCGTGCCTTGATATTCCCACTGCTCTGGAGCCCAATGCAGAGCTGGATGTGGTGACAGCTTGGGCTGAGCATGGTGACACCCCTGAGCGGTGCCTGGGACAGGTCGAGCCGGGGCTGGGCTACTCACGGTGGTGCTGGAATCCCGAATCCTggtttctccagctgcagttgaggggctgggagcagagcttGGGGCTGCTCTCGGGGCTGAAGCGCACAAAGGCAGCGAAGAGGAGGATGGTGAGGAtttggaggaggaagcagagcccGGAGAGCCGGAGCCTCGTGGTGACGCTGGGCTCAGGCATGTTGTGGGGGCAggaaaaccccccaaacctgTGGGAACAGGCGGGGAAACCAGGCTGGGGCTGTAAACCCCGCCTGCGAGAGCCGCTGCCAGGCCCTGCCCTCTCCCTGGTGCTTCCCACGGCGGGAGCTGCCCACGGAAACCCCGCACCGGTTGTGCCCTATTGAGACACTGAGCCAACGGCTGCCTTGGCTGGGTGCGGAGGGGTCAGCGGGGATGTGGGTGCGGGGGAGCTGTGGCAGGGGGTGTCCCAGGTTTCAGCCTTGCGGGAGGTTTGCATGGGAGGGAACGAGCTGGTTTGGGGCATTGCGGGTCAGCTGGAGGAGATGGAGAGTGCTGGAGAGACCCACTGCGGGCTCGGGCAGGGCTCAGCAGAGGCCGGGTTTAGGCTCCGGGACTAGGATGGTTCAGGGGGGGTTTGGTGAAGAGGTTTCCTGGTGGGAATGcgtggggaggaggagaagccgAGCTTTGGGACAGCAAGGGGAGGAGcggagctggaggctgctgttGGCAGCGTGTGGCAGGggaagctgctggagctggagcacGAGGCTTCCCTTTGCGCTGCTTCGGCTGCTCCTGCTTCACAGAGGTGTTTGTGTCGCGGGAAGGGAGCGTGAGGAAAGGAGGGGAGATGGAAAAGCCCGCGTGCGGTTGGGGAGTGACTCGGTGTGCCGCCTTTGCACAGCGCCAGGCAAGGAATGTAGCTCCAGAGGGAGCAGCGTCGGCCGGGTCATGCCTGACGCCAccgggctggggaaggggaatgaGTCACTGCGGCGGCCTGGCGAGTGTCCTGCTCCGGGCTGTGGCTGTGTGAGAGctgagggcaggagctggagcctcCGCCGGGAATAAcgcagccagctctgctctgggtgGTACCACGGAGCTGGGAGCCAGCATCCTCCAGCCCAGgagccctgagctgctgctggaggcaccaGGATCCGCTCTCACAGCTGTGGGCATGGGAATGGTGATGGAGGGATCCCGGGGGCTTCCTGAGCACCACGGACCCACACAACACCCTTGGGGAGATGCAGGATGGGAACAAGCGGCGCTGCTGAGCTTTAGCCCTTCTCTGCATTGGAGCAAAGCTCTGGCCGCCTTTTGCTCATGGAATGGAGCCAAAGCAGCGGCCACTGTGAGCTGGGAGAGTCCCAGGGCTGCCAGTGCATCCTGCGGGCACCTGAGCTGGGCAGGTCACTGCAGCAACCCCTTGGTAGAAGCAGCCAGGTTTAGAGTCATGGaatcacagggaagagcttctgcctaagagctcagctcaacctcccctctggcaggttaaagccattccccttgtcctgtccctccatcccttgtccaaagcccctctccaggtttcctggagcccctttaggcactggagctgctctaaggcctccccagagcacagcagaggggcaggatcccctccatgacctgctgctcccgctctgggggtgcagcccagcacagagtGGGGGTCTGGGCTGCAAACAGGGGTTGGAAGCTGTGAGGAGGGGGCCAGGGAAGCAGCGCACCCCCGGTGCTGCTCCCTGTGCCGTGGTGAAGCCGGGATCACTGTGTCCTTTGGTGCCGGGGACAGATGCTGCTTGTCTTGTGTGTCCTTTGAGAAGAGCTTCCTCCACCCCTGGAGATGGActctgggggagggaggagataAGGGAGCCCAGAACACAGCCCCATTGTGTGCCCGGGTTCTGTTCCCAGAAGCCACAAGATGAAAATGGGGAAGCCTCTCGGATGCCTCTTCTCAGGGCTGGCAGGAAGCAGGAGTACTGAGACCAAAGCTCCAAAGGATGGGAGCAGCATCCCCTTATCAGAGACTTGCCAGATAAATACCCATTGCCCTGATGCCTGCGGGAGCAGAGAGCACCCTCCGGCCCTGGGTGCTGATGCCAAGCGGAGGCTTTGCCGGTCCCAGGGGTGCTGGAGCCCGGGGTGGCGCTGGCGTTCCCCGATGCTGTGGCCGGCACATAAAGGGATGTTTGTTATCCGGGCGGGCTGTGTTTTGCCGAGCAGAACAATACAGAGAAAGATGCTCACAATGAGAAATtgtgcttcctcctcccctgcgTCCCTCGGGGAGGTGTTGGAGGGGGGGGAAAACCAGAGAAGAaagtgggaagagaaggagacaGGTCCAGGAGCGCAGGCACGGCCATGGGAGCAGGCGTGGAGGGACCGCAGGGCCACCGCGCTGCAGGGACACTGCCCGCGCCGGGGCGGTGACAGGGCacccatccctgtgtccctgaGGCCCCTCTTCCCTCTTGACCTTCCCAGAGCCCTCAGCCCTGCCATGGGGCGGCTGTGAGGGAGCCGGGACACAGGACAGGCGCTGGATGGGAACGGTGGCTTCCCAAAGGACACGGCTGGGGACGGtaagaggagaggggaggagggttGGCATGATCTGTGTGCTCGGTGTCCCCTTTGCATAGTAAATGTGGGTGAGACCCCAACGAAACCGGATCATCCCATGCACCGCTGCAGATGTTCCCTGCCATGTCCTCTGGTCATGCTGGGGTACATCCTGCTGCacatggaatcatggaatagtttgggttgaagggaccttaaaggtcatggggagcttctcgtcacccaacaccccaaatCTTTCTCCTTGAGGCTGCTCCATCCTGTCTCCCCCAGCCTGGGTCTGTGCTTGGTGCCATGACCTAGaggcaggaccttgcccttggccttgttgaactccatgaggctcacacagtcccagctctccagggtgcccaggtccctctggatcccatcccttcccttcagcgtgTCGAGCACATCGTCCCTGACCACTGTGCTCCCCCCAGGCATTGTCCTGCCCCCAGCTCTGAGGATGCACCAGCTTCTCCTGCTCAGCTCCCTCTGGCTCTTGGTGGTACGCCCAGCATTGAGCATCTTCCAGAGTCCAACTGGGACCCCGGGTATGGAGCAGGGCTTGGGGGGGCACTGCTGGTTGGGGTCAGTGATGGAGGAGGGAGGTGATGCTGAAGGACCCCCCCCGGTCCAGCCAAGGGCAGGGGCTGGTATGTAAGGGGGTGGGAAAGGAGGCAGGATGTGGGATGGAAACCAGTCTGGAGATGCCAGTGAGGGTTGGAAGGGTGGTGAATGGGTGATGGAAACCAGGCCGGTGATGCCGGTGAAGGCTGAAGGGTGGTGGGACACAGCAGAGCCCTGCGGTGACCCCGTGCCGGGtgccccgcagccccccccgCAGCTGCAGTACCTGCTGGAGCCGCTGCACAGCGCGGTGCACACGCGGCGCGGCGCCACGGCCACGCTGCCCTGTGTCCTGCGTGCGCTGCCCCGCAACTACCGCGTCAAGTGGAGCAAGGTGGAACCGGCCAACTACCGCGAgagcatcatcatcatcaccaaCGGGCTCTACCACAAGAACTACGGGCCGCTGAGCCCGCGCGTGCGCCTGCGCCGCAGCCACCGCTACGACGCCTCGCTGACCATCAGCCACGTGGCGCTGGAGGACGAGGGCCGGTACCGCTGCCAGCTCGTCAATGGGCTGGAGGACGAGAGCGTCTCGCTCACGCTGCACCTCGAGGGTGAGGTTGGGCTCATCCCCTGGGTGCCTGGGCTGCATTGGGCCATGGCTGGGTGCATCCGGCCCTTGCGTCCACTGATGCAAAGCCCCATCTCCCAACCTGATCTCCAGCACTGAGTCTTTGGGGATGATAAAGCAAAGCCTCTTTAGGGAAAGCAGCTCCTtcacatagaatcccagactggattgggttggaaagaaccttaagatcatccagttccaattccctgccacgggcagggacaccttccactagagcaggttgctccaagcccctgtgtccaacctggccttgaacactgccagggatggggcagccacagcttctctgggcaccctatgccagcacctcagcaccctcacaggaaggaacttcctccttatctccaacctaaatctccctgtttcagtttaaacccatcaccccttgtcctatcgctccagtccctgatgaaggtccctctccagcatccttgtagcccccttcagacactggaagctgctctgaggtctccacgcagcttctcttctccaggctgagcatccccaatgttctcagcctggctcctatgggagctgctccagcccctgctcatcctcgtggcctcctctggtcttgctccaacagctccatgtccttatgctgGGGCcaccagagctgcacacagtgctgcagggggggtgtcatgagagcagagcagaggggcaggatcccctccaGGACCCGCTGCTCtcgctctggggatgcagcccagcacacgggtggCTTTTCACCCTCCgcccctgtccctgtccctccaggcGTCGTCTTCCCCTACCAGCCCAGCAGCGGGCGCTACAAACTGAACTACCAGGATGCGAAGCGAGCCTGCGAGCAGCAGGACTCCCGACTCGCCACCTACCAACAGCTCTACAAAGGTGAAGCATCCCCAAAACCCCCACCCCTCATCCTCCCTGGGCACTGGGAACGCGCTGAGCTGCCTCTCGCCCTGCAGCCTGGACCGAGGGTCTGGACTGGTGCAACGCCGGCTGGATCCTCGATGGCACCGTCCACTACCCCATCATCAACTCGCGGGAGCCGTGCGGCGGCCGCCTCCTCCTGCCCGGGGTCCGCTCCTATGGGGCCAGGGACAAGCAGAAGGACCGATTCGATGCTTTCTGCTTCACCTCTGCTCTTCAAGGTAGTGCTGGGGTcccctgtccctcctgcccaAGCCCAGTGCCCACCTAGACTTGcatcgtagaatggtttgggttggaagggaccttaaagctcatgtaaagctatgggcagggacaccttccactagagcaggttgctccaagcccctgtgtccaacctggccttgaacactgccagggatggggcagccacagcttctctgggcaccctgtgccagcgcctcagcaccctcacagggaagagcttctacCTGAGATGTAGGAGATATCTGGGATGGGGTTGTGCATCCCATCACCCATGGTGGCTGCTTCACTTGCCATGTTGCCCCCATCCCCAGGCCAGGTCTACTTCATCCGGGGCCACCTGAACTTCAAGGAGGCTGCACAAGCGTGCCGCAACCACGGGGCTGCCATGGCCAAAGTGGGGCAGCTCTATTCCGCATGGAAGTTCTCCCAGCTGGATCGCTGCGATGGAGGGTGGCTGGAGGATGGCAGCGTGAGGTTCCCCATCACCACCCCCCGCCAGCACTGCGGGGGGCTCCCGCACCCCGGTGTCCACAGCTTCGGCTTCCCCAGCAAAGACCGGCGGATCTATGGCACCTACTGCTTCGTGGAGGAGTAGGAACGCCGGGAGGAGAGGTGGGACAGTGATGGGACACCAGCCCTCGCCAGCCGGGGGCAGAGCTTGAGGCGGGGTATGGAGCGGGGGGGGTCTCTTGGTGTTTTCGGGTGGTTCATACATCCTCTGATGGAGCAacagggctgggtttggggaCTTGGTGCATCCTCTGATGCTTTGGGGCTCATTGGGTGCTCAGGGCTTGCTGGAGAAGCGAAACTCATTGCTGGACTACTAAGAGGTTCTCATCCAGCACCCATTTCCCCAACCCCAGTGCATCCCTCGCCCCATCCTTGCTTCCCACAGCCAGGAGGACTCTGGAGGGCTGGGCATTACCCCGCGTGACTAATGGAGTTTCGCCTTCTCGATTAATAAACCACATAAAGCTGCATGGCAAAGCCACGCTCCCGCCTGCCGCTGCCCCGGCACCCCCTGgcctccgggagcggggagtTTGATGAGGATTTTCCATCTCCAGCAGAGATGATGCGTCCCAGGGGTTATCTGTCCTGGCACCACACGTCCAGGGCTTGCTGAGTTCTGCTGTTATAAAAGAGCTATAAAAAGCACCGGAGCTGCATGGTACAGGGGGAAAACCGCTTGGGGAGATGCCAGGATCCCTTGGCACTGAGGCCACACATCCCATGTGTTTGCTGGGAGCAGCATCCCACATTGGGCTGTGCTCCCTGTTCTGTGGTCCCTGGGGACGTCGCTGTgcccaggctgtgccaggggGCTTTCTGGCTCCACagggctggtgggtgctgccACTTCCTATGTGGGGAAGACCTCATCCACCCACAGGATCTCATCCACGAGGGGTGTCACGGATGAGGATCCTTGGGCCAGAGGGGAGAGAAAGCTGGTGGTGACACTGGCACATCAATGGCACCCTTTGCCCCTGGTCCCCACCTTGATTTCACCTCTGTTGTGACCCCaggaacaaaccaaaccccttGTGCTACATTTCGGTCGCTGGTCGGATCCTTTCCGGGGGATCTTTAGTTATGAGGGTTTCTTCGTACAGATATAAAACCAAGGAGAAGGGGAACACCCAGCAGAGGGTTTGTGCCACGCTGGGTCCGTGCCGCTGTCCCAGTGCCATCCCCATCCGCACCAGTGCCAGGGCCCCTCGAGGCGGCGGCTTCAGCCCTGGGGTCTCGCTCAGTCACCGGGGGGCTGAGCCAggcctgggggggggacacacaagAGCCCTGAGGTGAATGGGAAGCCCCGAAGGCAGATGCTGGGGTGGAGGCGGGGGGCGCTGTGCTCACCGGGGCGGCAGATGAGCTGCGGCGGGTCCCACATCCCGTCGTCCCGGCACCGGAGCAGGGGCGAGCGGCGCGGGAGGAAGCCGGGGCGGCAGCGGTACCGCGCCGTGGAGCCGATTTCATAGCGCTGCTTTGGTTTGCCGAAGGCACGGGCGTTGCTGATGGCGGGGGGCGGCCCGCACTGCACTGTGTGTGTGGGGGGCAGCCAGGGATGGGCACCCCCAAACTAGAGCAAACAGCCCCCCATAACCCCGAAAGAGACAAAGCGAACCCAACTGGGGCTGGTGGTCCGCATTGCCCAGCCCATGGGGTGGGGAAACCCCCTCTATAGGGGATGCTGAGGGTCAGCCCCCACGGCCCAGTGCAGGGGAACGGGTGGCGGGGGGGGCACGCGCTTACCCAGCCCCATTTTGCAGGTGGTAGGAAGAGGTGGTAGTTGCAGGGCACGTCGCTCCACTGGCCCCCGTCGTGCCACACGATGACCACACAGTTTCTCCACTGAGGAAGTAGCTGTCGGGCTGCCGTGATGCCAGTTCTCATAGAGCTGGGAGGGTACAGAAGGGTTTGGGGGGAGCCTCACCAGCATCCCCCCAACCTGGCCATGAACCCTTTTGGGAGCGAGGTGGCAGCCCATGCCCCTTGGCATGGCCTTGGGTCCATCCAGGCACCCCTGAGGATGCtcttgggggaggggggagatcAAAGCTGGTCCCAGGGTTGGACGCACTCCACAGACACCTTCCCAAGTGATGGAGGAGGATGATGAGGTGCCTGGTGGGGGGGTGCACACGGCATCTGGCCCCCCACTTACCAAGGGGCTCCCGTCGGACCACTGGAAATCCCCCTCGATGGTCCGGTCGTTCAAGCCGATCCACTGGTATTCTCTGTACTGGTCTGGGGTGGGCGGGAGGGTATTGGGGGGGGTACAGCcaagacacccccccccccccaagcaccACCCATTAGGAGGGGGCTCAAAGAAGTTGGAGGCTAAATATGAGGAGATTTGGGAtcgggggttgggggggggggggcgtgcTGGGACGTTTGAGGTTTGGGGACACGGGGACCCTCCCGCGGGAGCGGCGGGACGGGGCCGGACGGGAGGTGGCGGCAGAGCCCCGTGTGCCCAGGACCCTGCtggtccctgcctgtccctgcctgtccctgatgagctttaaggtcccttccaacccaaaccagtctgtgattctatgattctatctgtGTATCTAcctgtccatccatccatccatccatccatccatccatccatccatccgtccatcctCCATCAGCCAATGAACATCTAACCACACTCTGGTCAGTCCATCGTATCAGCTACTCCCTTTACCCTTcatttcctctgccttccccagcctggGTCCATTTGCTCTCCGTGGCTCTTGACCACTCTTTGGCTTCAGGTTTTCAATCCTGAAGCCCAGCCCTGAGGGATGCTGAGGGTCCCGTGGGCAAGAGCTCAGGATGGGGATGCGGTGAGGTCCGTACCATTGATGAAGTCCTGCTCCTCAGGGGTCAGGATGGTGGCCAAGTGTCCCCCGTAATGCCTGCACTGCCCCTCCGcatcctcccagctcctccGAGTGGAGAAGTGCTTGTAGCAGGCTCCCTGGAAGCTgtcccagccagggctgcactGCCTCAGTGCTGAGCCATGGTGGGCAGCAAGGAGGGGTGAGAGGAGAGGGTCAGGGTGATGGAAACCGGCtcaccagcaaagcagagaaaccccaaaccccttcaTTTCCCCACATTTACGTGTCCCAGGCTCAGCAGGACCTGTGCAGGAGCCTGGCACGCCCATGGTGGGACCCGGGCACTCACGTCTTTCGCAGCTGGTGCCTCCATagccaggcaggcagaggcaggagacaGGACCATCATCCTCCGTGCAGGTCCCTCCATTCAGGCAGGGGTTGGGGATGCAGCCACCTGCAAGGCAATGCAGCTTCCTCACCTCGAGCTCCCCAGAGGTCCCTGGTCTGGCCATGGGGGCACCAACCcttgggcaggaggaggactTGGGCACATGGAGTGCCTGGAGCCATCCCACGCTGCCCTTGGTCCATGGATTCGACTGGCTTGGAGCCGGCTGGACCTGGGGCTTTGGCCTCCCCCCAGGGCACGGAGGACGTGAGCTGAATGCTCTCGTCCTCCACAGCAGGAGCTCGGTGCTGTGCCAGCCCCTGGCTTGCTCCAGCCACCCCCAGGATGGCTCCTGCTTCCCCCTGCAGTGATGCAGCACATGTGTCTTTGGAAGGGGAATGTGCAAAGGATGAACCCTTGGgcacagcctgtccccagcctgGCGGCAAGGTGAGTCTCTCGCCTTTGTCCCTCTTGTCACCTTCAGCCTGGCCAGGGCTGATAACTCATGTCCCCACCAGCCCGTTACGGTCATTAAAGCTCCCGGAGCACATCATGTGCTCCCAGCCCAGGCTCAAGAGCATGATTAAGGGCTGCGCCAGAGCCAGTCGAGCAGAGACAAAGTCCTTGACACCATCCAGCCTGATGATGCCCCATTTCACGCGTCCTTGGCTCCGTGAAGCTGTGCTGAGGATGATGCTTTCACCTCACCCATCCCCAGGCACCACCACCTCCCCGCAAGGTGCCTCAGGACACTCAGCTCATCCCCgcatggagcagggatgtgTATTGGGGCTCTAACACCCCATGATGGCTCTTTGTGAGCAGCTCTCCTGCCAGGGCGAAGGCGCCCACCCCACGAGGTCTGGCCACCCCACCATGGAGCACCTCCATGCAATAGGACAGGGCAGGGTGCTGCTGAACCAGGGGAGCAGGGATTCTGCATGGTTGCATgaggaagagaggggaagggcCCTGGCATTGGAGGCAGGGAGCATCCCAGAGGGGGGGACCTGGGTGGGTGACACCCGCCTGTGGCCATTCATGCACCCACTGTTCACCCATCTCAGCCCCCATGGgtgggggacacacacaggccttgggggggggggggggcggcactcccagcagggctgcagcGATCTCATGGTGCTTGAGCATCTCAGGGTGCTCTGCACCCCATCACTAGGAATCCCCCCTGCTCACACCATGCAGCTCCCTCCACCCAGGGAGGGTGCAAAGCATCCGGGTCCGTCCCCCCCCATCACCTCGCAGGGATCCCATCACCCCCACCGGGACTCGCGGGATGGGGGGATTAGTGCGTCAGTGAGGAGGCCGCGGGCGCGGAGGACGAAGGGAAGAGCAAGCCGAGGTGCTTGTTCTAGAAAGCTTTTAATTCCCTTTATTAGTATCACTGTTAGTCAAGAGGAGGGTTCGGGGCCACCT contains:
- the HAPLN2 gene encoding hyaluronan and proteoglycan link protein 2, with the protein product MHQLLLLSSLWLLVVRPALSIFQSPTGTPAPPQLQYLLEPLHSAVHTRRGATATLPCVLRALPRNYRVKWSKVEPANYRESIIIITNGLYHKNYGPLSPRVRLRRSHRYDASLTISHVALEDEGRYRCQLVNGLEDESVSLTLHLEGVVFPYQPSSGRYKLNYQDAKRACEQQDSRLATYQQLYKAWTEGLDWCNAGWILDGTVHYPIINSREPCGGRLLLPGVRSYGARDKQKDRFDAFCFTSALQGQVYFIRGHLNFKEAAQACRNHGAAMAKVGQLYSAWKFSQLDRCDGGWLEDGSVRFPITTPRQHCGGLPHPGVHSFGFPSKDRRIYGTYCFVEE